GGGATTCAGGATGAAGTGGACGATTGGCCGACGGCGCTTCAGGCGGGTGTTTCAATGCCCGACGCCCGGAAAGGCCGATTGGCCGCCCCCAGCCCATCAGGCGCAAGCCGGGTAAGCCTTTCGTTGCACGGGAAATCGTCCTGCGTTTGGCCGTTCTAAAATCGATAATTGAGGTAGCTCGGTAAAGTGCGCGGGTCCCGCGGTCGAAAAGAAGAAATGACGAGCACAGGACTGCTCGCAAGGGAGAGTGACGACGATGGCTATAGCTAACCGTGCGGAGGTCGCCGAGCCGGTGCAGCAGTTCCGGAAGACCGTTACCGAGGAGGACGTTCTGTGCCTCCTGAACAAATATCGCCTGGACCGCGACGAACGGGCGCGCGAAGCGCTGGTCGTTTACCACCGCCCCCTCGTAGAGAAAGTCGCCCGCCGGTTCGTCGATACCGGCGAGCCGATGGAGGACCTCGTGCAGGAGGGCTATCTGGGCATGCTCACAGCCATAGACCTCTTCGACACCACGTTCAGCGTCAAGTTCTCCACCTACGCCCACCATCTCATTACGGGTCAGATCCGCCATTATCTTCGGGACAAGGGCACCATCATCCGCGAGCCGGCGTGGAGCCAGGATTTGCGCCGCATCATCAAGAAGACATCCGCCGACCTGACGAGCCGGCAGCGGCGGGAGCCCACGGTCGCCGAATTGGCGGGCGCGTGCAACATCACGGAGGAGGCGCTGACGGAGGTCCTTCAGGCCGAACAGGTTTCCAAAGTGGTCTCGCTGGACGGCTTTACGGAAGACGACGCACCCGCCGTTGACCCGGACAAGATCCGCAGCCTGCGCCTCGTCTCGTTCCATATCCCGCTGGAAGAGCGCATCGTGCTGGAGGATATGGTCTCCAATCTCAAGCTGATCGAACAGCGCGTTGTGCACGAGTTCTTTTTCCAGGACCTGTCTCAGACCGAAATCGCCAAGGCGCTCGGCGTATCGTGCAATTACGTGAGCCACCTGCTGAAATCGGCCGTGAAGAAGATGGGCAAGAGCCTGGCGTATACCGAACTCCAGGAGCGCCAGTTGCGGCAGAAGCAATCCGCGTCCGGCAGCGACTACGGCGAGGGCAGCATCGTGGACCGTGTGACGGGCCTCTACACCCAGGACCACTACGTCCGGCGGATGGAAGAGGAAATCGTCCGGGCACAGCGCTATGTGCAGGAATTGTCCACGGTCTGGGTACGCTGCGTGAATTTCGATGAATATTCCAATCGCCTGGGAAGCGAATGGGGCGAACGAACGCTGTTCAGCATCGGCGCGGCTCTCCGCGATTGCGTGCGGCGCTGTGACGTCGGCGCGTACATCGGCGACGCGGTCTTCGCGGTGATTCTCCCTCACACCGGCGAAGGCGCGCGTATGGTGCGCGACCGCCTGCTCTCAACCCTGAGCGAAGTCGAGTACACCCGCGGCGCCCGCCTGGAGTTCCGCGGCGCGTCACTCATCATCCCGCAGGACGGATCCTCCGCGCGCGAGATCTGCGACAACGCCGAATACGAACTGAGCCGCCCACTGGTAGCGGGATAGAGTTTCGGTGACGGGTGACGGGTGTCAGGTTTCGGGTGGCGGGTTTCGGGTGGCGGGTTTCGGGTGGCGGGTGTCAGGTGGCGGGTCCTGCCACCTGACACCCGAAACCCTCCTCAGGGGCTGTCAAACCCCATGAGGTAAGAGATGCCGTCCGTCCCCTGGATTGTTCGCGCGAAGAAACGATCGGTGCTCGCGTCATACGTGGGGCGCTGCGGGCGTCCGACAACCGTATAGGACCGCATACCGCCTCCCGTCACTGAGAACAGGTTCATTGTATTGCCGTCGCCGTAGGCAGCGATATTGCGCGAACTGACTACCATTCCGCCGGCGCCATAGGACCCATAATACAGGCCGCGAACGCTCCCGGATTCCGCGTCGATGGCAACGACCTCGGCGATATTGCTGCTTTGGACGGACGCATAGATGGTTCCGCCCGGATCCTGATCGGCGGAAGTTGGCGACGCGGAGATCTCAGTGTATGCACCCAAATCCGACGGGCCAAGCACGATCCGGCCGGGGTGGGTTGAGGGCCCGAACCGCGGGTCAGGAGCCAGAGTTGACGAGTTCAGTTTGACGACTGACGAGTTAAGCGACGCCGTTCCGTAGTATATCCCGTCGCCGCGAACATACGCTGGCGACCAGCCCTGTGGCGCCGGCATTGTTGCGGCCTTCACTGTCAGATCGCTCCGATTCAAAACAATGATGCTCAGATTATTGGGCGGACGCGTCACCGATGTATAGATGTTGTCTCCCACAACGGCTGGCGAACCTGCCCAGTCATAATACGTACTTGAGAGCGGGGGAGAGGTCATCACGGTCGTTCCATCGGACTCCTTGAGTTTGACGATGAAGATGTTTGCGGAGGTCTTCCTCTCAACGATGACGGTGCCATCCGGAGTAACTGCCGGAGTCGCCGTGCCGCCGTAACTCGATGAACCGGCAAATGAATTAGTCCAAGCAATGGATCCATTTGGCCATATCTTGACGACTCCACCTTTGGACGTTGTCAAGTAGATCGCTTTTCCCAATGCACCGTAATACACGGAAGGCCGCGTGATCGGGTAGCTGTTATCTCCAATTGCGGCTCGGACATCAAGTGGGAAACCGGATACGCTGGAACCATCCGTAGCGTTGACAGCATACAGCCTGCCGTCAGACGTTCCGAAATACACGACGCCCTCGCTCGCTATGGGATCCATCAAGACGGCGTTGAAGCTCAGCTTGATCTGCTGGGCGCGGAGCGATGAAGTGAGCAGCAGCATACCGGCCAATGTCAAGAAGCACCTGATGTTCACGTTCCCTCCGCAGCTATGCAGGTAGAATGAGCGGCGCACCGGAGTCACGTGACCACGGGGTGTACCGGGTAACGGGTGACAGGTGACGGGTGCCGGGTGGCGGTTTCCAGTCCCCGGCACCTGGCACCTGACACCCGACACTCGGCCCTCAGCCCTCAAGCCTCAGCCCTCACCTGCGCATCCGCTTCCTCCATCTGGCGGAGGTAGTCGAAGACTTCGTTGGCCTCCTGCTCGTCCAGTTTGCTGAGGGCGAAGCCAACGTGCACGATCACGTAGTCACCAACGTTGGCTTCGGGCACGAAACTGAGGTTGACGTCGCGCGAGACGCCGCCAAAATCCACTTTGCCCGCCCGCAGCACGGGGTCCGTGTTCTCGATGCTCTTTATCTTGCCTGGGACGGCGAGACACATGGCGACGCCTCCTTTCTATTGCTTTCCGGCCCTATGCCGGAACAAACCCGGAATTCTCACCACAAAGACACAAAGGCACAGAGAGTGATGAACGCCGGGGGCTATTCGGGGATTCATCGTTCATCGTTCAAGCTTCATCGTTTCCGCGTTCATCGTTCATCGTTCAAGCTTCATCGTTCATCGCTCATCGTTTCCGCTGCGCGGCCATCACCTGGCCGAGGGCGATGCCGCCATCGTTCGGCGGCACACTCCGATGCCAGTATGCGTGGAAGCCCTCGATCTCCAGCCGGCGCACGGCGTGCTCCAGCAGGTACGCGTTCTGGAAGCAACCTCCGCTGAGGACGACGTTTCTGATCCC
This Armatimonadota bacterium DNA region includes the following protein-coding sequences:
- a CDS encoding PQQ-binding-like beta-propeller repeat protein yields the protein MTLAGMLLLTSSLRAQQIKLSFNAVLMDPIASEGVVYFGTSDGRLYAVNATDGSSVSGFPLDVRAAIGDNSYPITRPSVYYGALGKAIYLTTSKGGVVKIWPNGSIAWTNSFAGSSSYGGTATPAVTPDGTVIVERKTSANIFIVKLKESDGTTVMTSPPLSSTYYDWAGSPAVVGDNIYTSVTRPPNNLSIIVLNRSDLTVKAATMPAPQGWSPAYVRGDGIYYGTASLNSSVVKLNSSTLAPDPRFGPSTHPGRIVLGPSDLGAYTEISASPTSADQDPGGTIYASVQSSNIAEVVAIDAESGSVRGLYYGSYGAGGMVVSSRNIAAYGDGNTMNLFSVTGGGMRSYTVVGRPQRPTYDASTDRFFARTIQGTDGISYLMGFDSP
- a CDS encoding HypC/HybG/HupF family hydrogenase formation chaperone; the protein is MCLAVPGKIKSIENTDPVLRAGKVDFGGVSRDVNLSFVPEANVGDYVIVHVGFALSKLDEQEANEVFDYLRQMEEADAQVRAEA
- a CDS encoding sigma-70 family RNA polymerase sigma factor codes for the protein MAIANRAEVAEPVQQFRKTVTEEDVLCLLNKYRLDRDERAREALVVYHRPLVEKVARRFVDTGEPMEDLVQEGYLGMLTAIDLFDTTFSVKFSTYAHHLITGQIRHYLRDKGTIIREPAWSQDLRRIIKKTSADLTSRQRREPTVAELAGACNITEEALTEVLQAEQVSKVVSLDGFTEDDAPAVDPDKIRSLRLVSFHIPLEERIVLEDMVSNLKLIEQRVVHEFFFQDLSQTEIAKALGVSCNYVSHLLKSAVKKMGKSLAYTELQERQLRQKQSASGSDYGEGSIVDRVTGLYTQDHYVRRMEEEIVRAQRYVQELSTVWVRCVNFDEYSNRLGSEWGERTLFSIGAALRDCVRRCDVGAYIGDAVFAVILPHTGEGARMVRDRLLSTLSEVEYTRGARLEFRGASLIIPQDGSSAREICDNAEYELSRPLVAG